From one Solanum stenotomum isolate F172 chromosome 12, ASM1918654v1, whole genome shotgun sequence genomic stretch:
- the LOC125847087 gene encoding uncharacterized protein LOC125847087, whose product MSSSSVIPLHSHASSVTVFNRLNFSEWHEQVQFHLGVMDLDLALLNDKPTAITDKSSEDEKSFHKSWERSNKLSLMFMRMTVANNIKSTIPQTESAKEYLKFVEEHFRSADKSLAGTLMVKLTTMKFDGSHSMQNHIIEMTNIAARLRALEMKVDDTFLVQFILNSLPL is encoded by the exons ATGTCTTCCTCATCAG TTATTCCTCTTCATTCGCATGCTTCGTCTGTTACTGTGTTCAATCGATTAAACTTCTCTGAATGGCATGAGCAAGTACAGTTCCACTTAGGTGTAATGGATCTTGACTTGGCTCTGCTGAATGACAAACCTACTGCCATTACTGATAAGAGCAGTGAGGATgagaagtcttttcataaatcatgggaACGCTCTAACAAATTAAGCCTTATGTTCATGCGAATGACTGTTGCTAACAACATTAAGAGTACTATTCCACAAACAGAAAGTGCCAAGGAATACCTGAAGTTTGTGGAAGAACATTTTCGTTCTGCTGATAAGTCTCTCGCTGGTACACTAATGGTTAAACTCACGACCATGAAGTTTGATGGGTCGCATAGTATGCAAAATCATATCATCGAGATGACTAACATTGCAGCAAGACTTAGGGCCTTGGAGATGAAAGTGGATGACACCTTCTTGGTTCAGTTCATTCTGAACTCATTGCCTCTTTAG
- the LOC125847085 gene encoding uncharacterized protein LOC125847085 translates to MSLHQIPRPPSSFPPRFKKKAEDGKFAKFITMLRQLSVNIPLVEALEHMARYAKFMKDLVMKKRAINIDFTDNVHHCNASATRLLVQKKKDPGAFTTPCTIGSIKFAKALCDLGAYINLMPLTIYKQLGLGIPKPTSMRLMMADRSVRRLVSILCDVLVKVDTFIFLADFVVLDCEVDFEVPIILGRPVLATR, encoded by the coding sequence ATGTCTCTACATCAGATACCAAGACCACCTTCGTCGTTCCCTCCAAGATTTAAAAAGAAAGCCGAAGATGGGAAATTTGCTAAGTTCATCACCATGCTGAGACAACTATCAGTGAACATCCCATTGGTGGAAGCCCTAGAGCATATGGCAAGATATGCTAAGTTCATGAAGGACTTGGTTATGAAGAAAAGAGCTATAAATATTGATTTTACTGATAATGTTCATCACTGTAATGCTAGTGCTACCAGATTATTGGTACAGAAGAAGAAGGATCCGGGTGCATTCACCACACCATGCACCATCGGATCAATCAAATTTGCAAAGGCCTTGTGTGACTTAGGGGCCTATATCAACTTGATGCCACTGACCATCTACAAGCAACTAGGGTTAGGAATTCCAAAACCCACATCAATGAGGTTGATGATGGCAGATAGGTCGGTGAGGCGACTTGTGAGTATCTTATGTGATGTGCTTGTAAAGGTGGACACTTTCATCTTTCTAGCAGACTTCGTGGTCTTGGATTGCGAAgtggattttgaggttcccataatTTTAGGAAGACCAGTTCTGGCCACAAGATGA
- the LOC125847086 gene encoding uncharacterized protein LOC125847086, with product MTLNQYPNQQEKRKKGVEVTMSLQQIPRPPLPFPPRLKKKAEDGKFAKFITMLRQLSMNIPLVEALEQMPGYVKFMKDLVMKKRAVSIDFTDNVHHCSASAIRLLVQKKKDSGAFTTPCTIGSIKFSKALCDLGANINLMPLAIYKQLGLGIPKSTSMRLMMADRSVKRLVGRPFLAIGQTLVDVEIRELKFRLNKEEVNFKICRSMKQPHDMNMVSPIEAFDEEEMGATIEERLAVETLVAVLMNFEVDFRTDYVEIVNAL from the exons ATGACACTCAACCAATATCCAAACCAACaggagaaaaggaaaaaaggggTTGAGGTAACTATGTCTCTACAACAGATACCAAGACCACCTTTGCCGTTCCCTCCAAGACTTAAAAAGAAAGCCGAAGATGGGAAATTTGCTAAGTTCATCACCATGTTGAGACAACTATCAATGAACATCCCATTGGTGGAAGCCCTAGAGCAGATGCCAGGATATGTTAAGTTCATGAAGGACTTGGTTATGAAGAAAAGAGCTGTAAGTATTGATTTTACTGATAATGTTCATCACTGTAGTGCTAGTGCTATCAGATTATTGGTacagaagaagaaggattcggGTGCATTCACCACACCGTGTACCATCGGATCAATCAAATTTTCAAAGGCCTTGTGTGACTTAGGGGCCAATATCAACTTGATGCCACTGGCAATCTACAAGCAACTAGGGTTAGGAATTCCAAAATCCACATCAATGAGGTTAATGATGGCAGATAGGTCGGTGAAGCGACTTGTGG gaagaccatttcttgccataGGGCAAACATTAGTAGATGTTGAGATTAGAGAGCTAAAATTCAGACTCAACAAGGAAGAGgtaaactttaaaatttgtagGTCAATGAAACAGCCGCATGACATGAATATGGTGTCTCCGATAGAGGCCTTTGATGAAGAAGAGATGGGAGCGACCATTGAGGAGAGGCTGGCTGTTGAAACATTAGTAGCCGTGTTGATGAATTTTGAAGTGGATTTTCGGACTGACTATGTGGAAATCGTAAATGCTTTATAG